Proteins from a genomic interval of Candidatus Thermoplasmatota archaeon:
- a CDS encoding aminopeptidase, translated as MQEGDLSSIAKRIVRNSLTVKEDDMVWIDTWHHTIELASEMALECRKLGAVPLITLDTDELYERTLTEVPVEFLRKTPRHQLKALDEVTVSIALAGPENPEMFHNVDTSKMAAIREAYRPLEKKVIDSSIRGAFVTLGLITPERASVYGFSIEHWKRAVNEAIDVDYDLMSQLGKRIADILAQAKEVRISSESGTDLRFQMAGRRVHIEDGVVDDQDVASGRPFTNLPTGYVTVAPQEDSAEGRVLFDCPQASLGKMIEDLEWTFAEGKLRSYGAKQNVDAFRNLLEPGKGEKDRIARFSIGINPKAQMIGYFDDQTVLGAVSVGIGDNLSLGGDNDSTFDFAGTVLHPTVEVDGRIILDKGRLSLGKVD; from the coding sequence TTGCAGGAAGGAGACCTATCTAGTATAGCCAAGAGAATCGTGAGGAACTCGCTCACTGTGAAAGAGGACGACATGGTCTGGATCGACACCTGGCACCACACGATAGAACTGGCCAGTGAGATGGCTTTGGAGTGCAGGAAGCTCGGAGCCGTCCCTCTCATCACTCTGGACACGGATGAATTGTATGAGAGGACTCTCACGGAGGTCCCCGTTGAGTTCCTGAGAAAGACGCCAAGGCACCAGCTCAAGGCCCTGGACGAGGTCACCGTGAGCATCGCCCTGGCGGGCCCTGAGAACCCCGAGATGTTCCACAACGTTGACACGAGCAAGATGGCGGCCATAAGGGAGGCCTACAGGCCGCTGGAGAAGAAGGTCATCGACAGCAGCATCAGGGGAGCGTTCGTGACGCTGGGCCTGATCACTCCCGAGAGGGCATCCGTGTACGGCTTCTCGATAGAGCACTGGAAGCGCGCGGTGAACGAGGCCATCGATGTCGACTACGACCTGATGTCCCAGCTGGGCAAGAGGATCGCGGACATCCTCGCGCAGGCGAAGGAGGTGCGGATAAGCTCGGAGAGCGGGACGGACCTGCGCTTCCAGATGGCGGGACGGAGGGTCCACATAGAGGACGGGGTCGTTGACGATCAGGATGTCGCGAGCGGCAGGCCCTTCACGAACCTGCCAACTGGCTACGTGACCGTGGCCCCGCAAGAGGACAGCGCCGAGGGGAGGGTGCTCTTCGACTGTCCACAGGCGTCCCTGGGAAAGATGATAGAGGACCTGGAATGGACGTTCGCCGAGGGGAAGCTGAGGTCATACGGGGCGAAGCAGAACGTGGACGCGTTCAGGAACCTTCTGGAACCTGGAAAGGGCGAGAAGGACAGGATAGCCCGCTTCAGCATCGGGATCAACCCGAAAGCCCAGATGATCGGCTACTTCGACGACCAGACCGTTCTGGGAGCGGTCTCCGTAGGCATCGGTGACAACCTCTCTCTGGGCGGGGATAACGACAGCACGTTCGACTTCGCGGGAACGGTCCTCCATCCGACGGTCGAGGTGGACGGAAGGATCATACTGGACAAGGGTAGGCTGAGCCTCGGGAAGGTCGACTAG
- a CDS encoding N-acyl homoserine lactonase family protein, which yields MLLSDGCFEIDLGLLVYGKTSYYGKKYMAALKPLLLESEDLRILVDTGIGELPEKIVKYFKPDRSMTIEKSLRKVGLSPEDITTVVNTHLHVDHCGNNRLFKGARFVVQEIELAYAENPHRFQKGAYVKSLFDASRFRTVSGTHELTEDVTLMQTPGHTPGHQSVIVEGDKRYVYCGDIAPLKENYERRNIVGVLHNSVEALASLDALREMGGRPIFSHDNEQLAL from the coding sequence GTGCTGCTTTCCGATGGATGTTTCGAGATCGACCTCGGCCTGCTCGTGTACGGGAAGACCTCCTACTACGGCAAGAAGTACATGGCCGCCCTGAAGCCGCTGCTCCTCGAGTCCGAGGACCTCCGCATACTCGTGGACACGGGGATCGGCGAACTGCCCGAGAAGATCGTGAAGTACTTCAAGCCCGACAGGTCCATGACCATCGAGAAGAGCCTGAGAAAGGTCGGGCTGTCCCCCGAGGATATCACGACCGTCGTCAACACGCATCTTCACGTGGACCACTGCGGCAACAACCGTCTCTTCAAGGGCGCCAGGTTCGTCGTCCAGGAGATAGAGCTCGCCTACGCGGAGAACCCCCACAGGTTCCAGAAGGGAGCGTACGTCAAGAGCCTCTTCGACGCGTCTAGGTTCAGGACCGTGAGCGGCACTCACGAGCTCACGGAGGACGTGACGCTGATGCAGACACCAGGACACACTCCCGGGCACCAGTCCGTGATAGTCGAAGGTGATAAGCGGTACGTCTACTGCGGGGACATCGCGCCCCTGAAGGAGAACTACGAGAGGCGGAACATAGTCGGCGTCCTCCACAACTCCGTCGAGGCCCTAGCCTCCCTAGACGCGCTCAGGGAGATGGGCGGGCGCCCGATCTTCAGTCACGACAACGAACAACTGGCTCTCTGA
- the purM gene encoding phosphoribosylformylglycinamidine cyclo-ligase has protein sequence MVKTYKEAGVDIDAEGESIRALVSQLTYRREGLGASRDIPGSFTGLIDFGDIYLSLCTDSTGTKMIVASALEKWDTVGIDCIAMSANDMICVGAEPLAFVDYFAVERYDKEVARQIGIGLNEGAKLANLSLVGGEFATLPEVVKGFDLAGTCLGYVKKDKMVSGSNIAVGDSIVGLASSGIHSNGLTLARKLVSGAGIGLSDTPQGLDRTIGEELLEPTRIYVREILAAVKEFSIKGMANITGGGLRNLIRMKDGVQYTITDPMEPQPVFGLLQQLGGIKDEEMYQTYNMGLGYALICGSDDAGSIVESICRSTPAKVIGVVEEGTGVTAPTLDLRYDKY, from the coding sequence ATGGTGAAGACGTACAAGGAGGCGGGCGTCGACATCGATGCTGAAGGCGAGTCCATTAGGGCGCTGGTCTCTCAGCTCACGTACAGAAGGGAGGGTCTCGGCGCGTCGCGCGACATCCCAGGGTCCTTCACCGGACTCATCGACTTCGGGGACATCTACCTGTCATTGTGCACGGACAGCACCGGGACGAAGATGATCGTGGCCTCCGCCCTGGAGAAATGGGACACCGTGGGCATAGACTGTATCGCGATGAGCGCCAACGACATGATCTGCGTCGGGGCCGAGCCGCTCGCATTCGTCGACTACTTCGCCGTCGAGAGGTACGACAAGGAAGTGGCCAGGCAGATCGGCATCGGGCTGAACGAGGGCGCGAAGCTCGCCAACCTCTCTCTGGTGGGCGGCGAGTTTGCCACGCTCCCAGAGGTCGTGAAGGGGTTCGATCTGGCGGGAACCTGCCTCGGGTACGTCAAGAAAGACAAGATGGTCTCCGGTTCGAACATTGCGGTCGGGGACTCGATAGTGGGCCTCGCCAGCTCCGGGATACACTCGAACGGCCTCACTCTTGCGAGGAAACTTGTCTCAGGAGCGGGAATCGGCCTGAGCGACACTCCCCAGGGACTGGACCGAACGATCGGGGAGGAGCTCCTGGAGCCCACGAGGATATACGTCCGCGAGATACTGGCGGCGGTCAAGGAGTTCAGCATCAAAGGGATGGCGAACATCACCGGAGGCGGCCTGAGGAACCTCATACGCATGAAGGACGGTGTGCAATACACGATTACGGACCCGATGGAGCCGCAGCCTGTTTTCGGCCTCCTCCAGCAACTGGGCGGGATAAAGGACGAGGAGATGTACCAGACGTACAACATGGGACTCGGGTATGCTCTGATCTGCGGGAGCGACGACGCCGGCTCGATAGTGGAGTCCATATGCAGGAGCACGCCCGCCAAGGTCATCGGAGTGGTCGAGGAGGGAACAGGCGTGACCGCCCCGACCCTGGACCTGAGATACGACAAGTACTAA